GGAGTCAGGAGAGGCTGAGATCTACCCTGAAGGGAAGGATGGAGAGCCAGTATGGGTCTACTGTGACATGGAGACTGATGGAGGAGGCTGGACAGTAAGAAACAAATGCCATAAAATCGTTGTTGGAGTGTGAAATTAAATATGTAGATCATTTTTTAATTAGCCATTATTTATCTCACAGCCCTGAAGCTCAGTAGCACAGGCCTATGGGGTGCCAAGCATGGCCTGCCTGATTGCCTGATGACAATATAATTTTGTGACATGATATGCTGTTATACCCTTgtaaaaaagaagtacactttatcacactttttttaaaagagtgCTTATCAtagataatatattttaaaagaaacttAAGTGTGAACTGAATCTAATTTGTTTACACTTAATTACATGATAATTGCAATTAATTGAAAATGAATTAtagtttacatttatattaaatgcagttatttgaatgaatctttacatgtaatttcataattacttctattgttctcctttgaaatattgttaaagtGTACATGTCGAATGTACTCACAAGCATTTACTGTAAACCAAAGTctactttaatgtcatttctattgaaattTCTATGTtgtgcatttaaatatattttaaatatgttgttACAATTTGCAGTTTAGTGCATTTAAAATAggtaatgtaataaatgtaatttttaataacacactacagttaaaattatagtTAAGTAATTGACATGTGTACATCTTTAAAAcatcaaattattattaaaacaaagaTTTAAAATGCTCTTAAGAAAGTGAACTTTTTAGAGTAAATACAACTGTGATAAGAAACATGGTCActctttttaataaatacactTAGGTTGCCTTTTAAACCAATattattatctgcaagtacagtttttttttaaaatacacttttaagattttaagtaaattcaataCATTAAGATTGAAGTAaacatttaatacaattaagtgcatttttctttttcaccaGGGCATGTTAATGCATTTTGtatacagaaaaacaaaagcCAGTTgcattttgtgcacaaaattctaaaaaaaaaaacaaaatggtttcacaaaattaacaagTTCTATTTCATTTTGAGGCCATAATGATGAATGTACTTTTCATTCACAATTTCCTTATTATCCAGAAAGCCCCTTTCATGAACAAAATATGAAACATATTCTTAGAATGAATATGAATTGTTTGGatcttttgtatttttttatgaattatactgTTGCTTATCATTATTTTGTGGAATTTTGCGATATTTAACAGTATATGTTTTTTGGATTTGAATAAGACTGTTGTTTTGCAAATGCAGGTATTCCAGAGAAGAATGGATGGATCTACTGATTTCTTCAGGAGCTGGAGAGATTACAGCAAAGGTTTTGGTCTCCTGAGTGGGGAATTCTGGCTGGGTGAGATTTTCCTCAGTGATTGTATTATTTTCTCAGAAAAATATGTACAATTTAAACAACACCTGAGGTTTCCACCTAAAGAATATCAgtttagaatttttttatttttttttggtaagttgtatttaattttttgccCCATCTCTCCATAGGAAATGACATCCTTTACACTCTCACCAGCCTTACACCAATGACCCTGCGAATTGACCTGCGCTCAGGAAATGACACGGCCTTTGCTCATTATGCCAACTTCAATGTTAGCTCAGAGGCTAATCACTATGCAATCGAGCTGTCTGGATACTCTGGCACTGCTGGTAAGAGAAAAGATAATgtgttttatgtaaaaaaatgcTCTTTTTGTAAGACAGACTGAATCTATGTTCCATTTTTAACAGGTGATTCCATGAAATATCACAACGGCCGTCCATTCTCCACAAAAGACAAAGACCCAAACACCCTTAGTATCCATTGCGCTAAGGCCTACATGGGAGGCTGGTGGTATAAAAACTGCTACAAGGCAAACCTTAACGGACTCTATGCCTCCTACTCAGACAACAAGGTACTGCATCAGCAAATGGTAGCATTTCTGTAGCTCAAGCTGTAGTGCATGAATTTTCATTAATCTTAGatttaaagtaaaatgttaaaggattagtccactttcaaataaaatttccctgataatttactcacccccatgtcatccaagatgtccatgtccttctttcttcattcaaaaagaaattaaggtttttgatgaaaacattccaggatcatTCTCCTTTTGTGGACTtcactgttgaaggtcaaaattacagtttcagtgcagctttaaagggctttaaacgataccagacgaagaataagggtcttatctagcgaaacaatcgttcattttcagaaaaaatttaaatgtatatgcatcctatgccttccctattctacttacggaaaaaatggaactggcgctgcaTTCGTTCCGTatgtagaatagggaaggcgtaggacatacagcgtaagctttttgaagaatgcgaaaatgcggttttggcggaaccacttggaaatcgatcatttgtttatataaagcatatacatttacatttttttcgaaaatgaacgattgtttcgctagataagacccttattcctcgtctggtatcgtttaaagccctttgaagctgtaattttgaccttcaacagtggagtccattgaagtccactaaggagaataatcctggaatgatttcctcaaaaaccttaatttcttttcgactgaagaaagaaggacatggacatcttggatgacatgggggtgagtaaattatcaggaaaatttgatttgaaagtgaactaatgctttaagAGCACCAAACTATAGCCATTATAGAGATACCAAGTGGGCTTGAGTCTCAAATTGTCTCTCATTAGTGCAGATTTCTgagttttttcttcttttctcttAGGGTGTGGTGTGGATAGACTGGAAGGGCAAAGATGCATCCCTCCCATTTACTGAGATGAAGCTTCGACCTTCCTATTTCAGTCAAACGATCCCAACAACTCCAACAACCCAAGGTTAAAACTGCAGAGTGAAGAGTGCACATAGCGCAAATACACTGTACAAACTTCTAAACACAGCTACTTCAATATTGTATATAGGTTAAcaacatacaaaacaaaaactgtaaaGAAATCTGATGGTAGCTTTGCAAAGAAAATATCACAACCTCCAGCCAATCACAACTTTTTTAAGTTCATATAAAGTTTTTCGTAATGTTATGTAGACTTATGCATGTGTTGATGTACATGGATATTAACATTTCCGCTACTGGAATAACTGCACTGTCTTGCTCTTTTGGTACTTTTTTCCCCCCCACATGACTGGTTTAGAATTTCTTTCTATGAATTTGTTTTACTTTTGATGTTTAACATATGTAGacaaaaatcaataaaacaaaGTGCTAACCAGTCCTGgattgacatgtagttgcaaagttgcTTTGAGTCAACTGAATGTTCAAAAGAGACCATCATACCCAAATAACTTTATGGTAGTATTTGTATGTGTTAAGTAAAGGTTTTATGTTAATTTCTGTATAATGATTCTATGCATTAGTGTACATGGACCCATCAGTGAATTATTACAGCATAACTTTTCTTTACAGGCAATTCCTTTTCCAAATGTCTATGTTCAGTTCTGCTAAACTGCCAGTTGAAGCAGACTGGTTTAACAGTAACTCCATTCCTGTGCAGGGCTGAAGGCTTAGATTGTGGTTTGGCTATAGACTGGATTCCGCCATACCTGACACTATACTTCTTTGATTGGTTTTTCAGGGTGGTAACTGTATTTCACTATATTCCCTAGCTTATGCTGAATCACTGCTTTATTTGCAATGAATGGGGCCTTTCCATCCAATGCCTTGCGGCAATATATCAGGATGGAGCTCGGCAGTAAAGGTTATACAATAGCATGCACAGTAACTTAGTGTTAGAGTCCACTGTTTATATGTAggctactttctttttttcttgacTAAATAGAAACTTTGTGGGAATTTGGTATCCTGTAATATCATTCATCAAATCGTAATGTTAGAGGTTCATTCTTCTTGCTTTGAGAGTAAGATTGAGATAAAGGTCAACATAATATTTACTTATCCTTGATGAGAGGATACATTGAGAAACAGCACTCAGTCATGTCCAAGGTTAGAGGAGGAAGATGATAAAAGGGGGAGAGTAAAAGAAAAGCTTTCAGAAAGTTTTTAGACTCAATAAAGAACAGCATGTGTATCTCAGCGGTGAGTGTGGTGCTGTTACTGTTCATTTTGTGGATGCTTGTGGTCCAACTCTGTAGACAGACTGACAGGCAAAGTGACGGAGATGCCAAAGCAAGCAACAAACCAGAAGGTAGGTGGTTTGATTCAGTTTATAGCTGTGGGGGCTTAGATTTAAGAATATTTCCATTGATAACCTGAATACTAGAAAAGGAGTGAAAAAGGAGATTCGACAGCTCTGCTCCATTTTAATATGTATGTGTCTTTGCACCGACCTAGCTGCTGTGCCCAAACTCCCGCATTCCCTCTCTAAGCGCTTCCTTAGTCCTCTTTCTCCTGCTCTTCCTGGTCCATTCTCTCTCCCTTTGCTGGGCAACATGCTGGATCTCGCAAAAGATCATCTGCCCATCCACTTGACTGCACTGGCACATCGCTATGGAAATATTTATCGGCTCAACTGTGGCAGCACAAGTAAttcatctttttattttatctccATGTTAGTAAATTTCAGGAACTACGAACCACAACTCATTCAAATGTAGAATTACATAAACTTTGATCATTAAAAATGTCTCAATAAGGTATTCAAAAGCCCAATTAAACAAAACAGAatacattttgaataatttaaaacattttaataattctatttttcttttgttttattgatgagtaacatattttgttaaaggaacactccatttttttgaaaataggctcattttccaactcccctagagttaaataaaagttgagttttaccgttttcgaatccattcagccaatctccgggtctggcggtaccacttttagcatagcttagcatagttcatttaATCTGATTAGaacgttagcatctcgctcaaaaataaccaaagagtttcaatatttttcttatttaaaacttgactcttctgtagtacatcgtgtactaagaccaacggaaaatgaaaagttgtgattttctaggctgatatggctaggaactatactctcattccggcgtaataatcaaggaactttgctgccgtaccatgggtgcagcaggcgcgaTGATATTACGCAgacacttttcattttccgtcgggtGTGCATTATATTCTAAGAATTCAACGGCCTGGAGTCAATTATTCCGCTCATACTAcggttaccacacctcaagacactgTTCCGATggtgtatttcaagacatttgtcaggtttttgtccttaaagggatagttcacccaaaaatgaaaattctgtcatcatttactcaccctcaggttgttcccaacctgtataaatttctttgttctgttgaacacaaaggaagatatttggaagaatgtgggaaactgaacagttctggggcacaattgacttccatagtattttttttcccactatggaagtcagtggtgccccaaagcagcctggttacaaacgttcttcaaaatatcttcctttgtgttcaacagaacaaagaaatttatacaggtttggaacaatccTTATTggagttgttccaaaccaatAATGACACATCCTTAGAACActgatcaaccaatcagattcgagcatTCAACATCCCcgtaatataattattaatattaaattatataataaccaAATCAAAGGtttgacattttaaatgtaacatgaaaatgtgacatttttgccgttcaataataattttatggtttttaattgtttcattgtttattttttctgatcaataacaaaaaataactacggaagaggattagggccaagaaataataaaaaaataaaaccatctcgagattaaagttgttaaatttcgagaaaaaacatgttaaatttcgagaaaaagtcgaaataaaatgttgagaataaacttgttaaattacaagaaaaaagtcgttaaatttcgagaaaaaggttgagataaaatgttgagaataaactcaataagttacgagaaaaaaacttgttaaatttcaagaaaaaagtcaagataaaatgttgagaataaacttgttaaattacgagaaaaaaactaattaaatttcgagaaaaaagtcaatataaaatgttgagaataaagtcattaaattatgagaaaaaagtcattaaattatgagaaaaatgtcgttacatttcgagaaaaaagtcaagataaaatgttgagaataaactcattaaattatgagaaaaaagtcattaaattacgagattATTTTAaggaatttgttctcataatttaacgacttttttctcgtaatttaatgactttattctcaacattttatcttgacttttttctcgaaatttaacaactttaatctcgagatggttttatttttttattattgcttggccctaattcTCTTCCGTAAATAACAGCCTGAGAAATATTCagtggagtaaaaaaaaaaaaaatgtggcaaCTACTGTAGCGCCAATCTCccttatatcattaaaaatcccttttcatgtcttttattgttttttgcaGCCATGGTGATATTAAACAATAGTGAGATCATCCGCGAGGCTCTGATTAAAAAATGGTCTGACTTTGCTGGGAGGCCTCATTCATATACAGGTAATTTAGTGTGATTAACTAGCCCAGCAGTCAAATGATTATCTTTTCAGAAAGACTGCCTATATATCATATGTCATATGTGTGTTCTTGTACCTCACTCTTAGCTGATATAGTGTCAGGTGGAGGGCGAACCATTTCTCTGGGTGATTTCAGTGAGGAATGGAAGGCTCACAGGCGTGTGACACATAGTGCTCTGCAGCGCTGCACGACTGATTCCCTGCACTCTGTCATAGAAAAGCAAGCACACCATCTCTGTCAGGTATAGGGCagatatatattatacacacacactaatacATTCTTCATGTTCAACTGACTTCATGTTCAgatgaacaatgacactattttcttttagagctgctcTGCATCTGAAATGAACTCTGTTGCATCATTGAACCATTTTCCTGCTGCTTTGAAACTATCTGTATTATATAAAGCACAAGCTATATAAATAACAGTGACCTGAAGTCATCGTAACAGACTTTGATCAATTGCTAGGTCACATACAGAGGAGCAAGAAAATGAGAATGCAAAATTTAGGAAACAAGAAGCACCctctgacacacacaaaaacattgagtttccatgttttatgaaGACTttctatatacataattattttttttactgtacaaactgtatattctatcccctaaacCTAAACACAATCCTCATAGAaaactttatgcatttttacattaaaaaaaaaacacaatttagtatgatttatgtccccacaaggtaaaaaaaaattatgttttactaTAGTCCTCACAATAGGGTTTACCCAGACACAATTACTTAACTATCAAATAacgtgtgtgtgtaataattataaataccACTGATACAGACTAATCTCTTAAGACAGCCCTGCCCcttaaatgaaaacattttgtgGTTTTGAAACAGGTGTTGCGGGACTACGAAGGAAAAGCAGTGGATTTATCTGAAGATTTTACTGTGGCCGCGAGTAATGTCATCACAACACTAACCTTTGacaaaactgtaataatgtttaaaagttattccCCACAATATTCAATTTATGTGTCCACAATTTCATGGTCTcactcacactgaaacctcctGCTGTCTCATTGTGACAGTATGATAAGAGTTCAGAAGAGCTGCAGAAGCTGCAGGACTGTTTGAATAAGATTGTGTCTCTTTGGGGTTCACCGTGGATCTCAGCGCTGGACTCCTTCCCTCTTCTCAGGGTAGCACATTTGATTTTAACCCCCTAGCTGAGTTTTAGAATTGTTTTGACCCAAGATTCATTTCATttgtatggaagaggattagggccaagcaataataaaaaaattaaaaccatctcgagattacaGTTAAGAtaaaattcgtaatttaacgaatttgatCTCGTAATTtgacgacttttttctcataatttaatgtttattcccaacattttatcttgactttttttctcgaaatttaacgtaatttttctcataatttaacgaatttgttctcgtaatttaatgactttttatcataatttaataactttattctcaacattttatctcgactttttttctcaaaatttaacaacatttttctcataatttaacgaatttgttctcgtaatttaatgacttttttctcataatttaatgacttcattaatttaataaagttaaattaataaagttaaattaacttatttaatgagtttattctcaacattttatctcgacctttttctcaaaatttaacaagtttttgtacggaagaggattagggccaagcaataataaaaaataaaaccatctcgagattaaagttgagataaaattcgtaatttaacgaatttgttctcgtaatttaacgactttttctcgtaatttaactagtttattctcaacattttatctcgacttttttcttgaaatttaacgagttttttctcgtaatttaatgagtttattctcaacattttatctcgactttttttcgaaatttaacaagtttttgtatggaagaggattaggggcaagcaataataaaaaataaaaccatctcgagattaaagttgagataaaattcgtaatttaacgaatttgttctcgtaatttaatgacttttttatcataatttaataactttattctcaacattttatctcaacatttttctcgaaatttaacaacatttttctcataatttaacgaatttgttctcgtaatttaatgacttttttctcataatttaatgactttattaatttaataaagttaaattaataaagttaaattaacttatttaatgagtttattctcaacattttattataacttttttctcgaaatttaactatttttttctcgaaatttaacaactttaatctcgagatggttttattttttttactaatcctcttctgtaccATTTGTACCCTTTTTTCCTTCATAGAAATTACCCAACCCCCCATTCTCTCGTCTCATGAAGGAGGTAGCCAGACGTGATGAACTGATAGGGAAACACATAGATGAGTTTAAGGTAAGAATGAATGTTCAAATGATGAATGTAATGATCAAACATAGTCAACTAAAATTTGCAAAATACTAATCGAGTGATGTGTGCAGAGAAGGGACCATAAAGACAGCGCCACACTGACTTCTTCACTTCTGCAGTGCCTTGAACCACCACAAGGGGCAACCAATCAAATGGTAAGCAATGAACATGTTTGTTTGGGGTTAGGCCAAAGTTTCCCAAAATGGAGGACTCaaaatactgaaaaataaaatgtatatttttctaTTGAATAGAAACAGGCATAACATCCTGTTTGAATGTCCTGATTTGCTTAATGTATTTAATCTATAAAAGACAAACTGAGTTTTTAGCTTCATTTCTTCTCATAACATGCTGAAAAGAATAAAGGAAATAACTTGTAATCTGTCAagtgcactcaaaaaaatatttcaggcTAAACATAAGTTTTATGTAATTGAATTACATATaaaatttccatccatttggattacatagtttttacataaacaaactaataaacttaatgtgatTCATATTTGTAAGTCACATATAAATGAAATAGGTAAGATTTATCTAATAGTATGCCCAGGCTATATAACACTGCTTAGTGTTCATATGTTTGCGCACTACTGAGTTAAACTAACATTGAAGCAGTGtcagagttaatgagataattaagtgattaattgagtgatgattgaccattattgaagacacctgatgataacaagcagaatcaccaaaggagaaaatcacaatttttaagccaccatcgtggagatgagtgtttgctttagttgggctcttgacccttgactttttaatattagtttttgtttgggTTGTTGTAACAGCTAGTCAAGCAAACAGAAAAGATTAATGAAATCTTTAATCTATTTAACACagtacagtaaaatacagtatTCTCAAACTATTCCAACTATTGCATATGTAAACAAACAGATGATTGTTCTAGAGTTGAGGTCACATTTACCATTGCTTCTCAAAATTTTGCAGACAAATTCGAGTAATTTAAATTGAATTGGAGTTTGGCATGGGGCGATAAAGAATCCAgtattgttgaataaatgtaaaatattgttGTCTCCTATACACAGACTCTGACAGACACTCATGTGcacatgactacagtggatcTGCTGATTGGAGGGACAGAAACTACTGCAGCCTTGCTCAACTGGACTGTAGCCTTCCTTTTACACAGGCCTGAGGTACttgttgttttctgtttttttaaatgtcttctaTCTACATGCAGTGGTCTCCAATCCTGCAGCTAATCTTGAACATTACATCAAGGAGCAGGATAATCCCTTATCTACAAAAATCGAAAAACAAACATTCAGCACAAAGTATTTTCATTCTCTCACCGTCCAGGTTCAGAATAAAGTGTACGAGGAGCTGTGTGGTGTGCTAGATGTGCGATACCCTCAGTACAGCG
The Chanodichthys erythropterus isolate Z2021 chromosome 2, ASM2448905v1, whole genome shotgun sequence DNA segment above includes these coding regions:
- the cyp21a2 gene encoding steroid 21-hydroxylase, translating into MCLCTDLAAVPKLPHSLSKRFLSPLSPALPGPFSLPLLGNMLDLAKDHLPIHLTALAHRYGNIYRLNCGSTTMVILNNSEIIREALIKKWSDFAGRPHSYTADIVSGGGRTISLGDFSEEWKAHRRVTHSALQRCTTDSLHSVIEKQAHHLCQVLRDYEGKAVDLSEDFTVAASNVITTLTFDKTYDKSSEELQKLQDCLNKIVSLWGSPWISALDSFPLLRKLPNPPFSRLMKEVARRDELIGKHIDEFKRRDHKDSATLTSSLLQCLEPPQGATNQMTLTDTHVHMTTVDLLIGGTETTAALLNWTVAFLLHRPEVQNKVYEELCGVLDVRYPQYSDRHRLPYLCALINEMLRLRPVAPLAVPHRAIRNSSIAGYFIPQNTIIIPNLYGAHHDPDVWNDPYSFKPERFLEGGGGSLRSLIPFGGGARLCLGEAVAKMEMFLFTAYLLRDFQFLPASKEEPLPDLRGVASVVLKVKPYTVIAHPREQ